Proteins encoded by one window of Spirochaetota bacterium:
- a CDS encoding HesA/MoeB/ThiF family protein, which yields MKWISCLLLQEDEDGQIDISFGLFYKGSHIPALQVENHMIAEKEQERYRRQILVDDIGIEGQEKLQRSSILISGAGGLGSPISYYLAAAGVGNLRIVDHDEVSLSNLNRQILYLDRDIGRKKASAAQEKMQELNPSINIEGVVGTITEDNVIKLLHDCDIILDALDNFPTRYLLNQAALNMNIPYIYGGIYGLEGALTTMIPGETACLRCIFPVAPPSTITPVLGTTSGIIGCLQAMEAIKLIVGIGKLLTNRLMVFDGINMKFREVKLNRNTQCQSCSTI from the coding sequence ATGAAGTGGATTTCATGTCTGCTTTTGCAGGAGGATGAGGATGGGCAGATTGACATTTCTTTTGGATTATTTTACAAAGGTAGCCACATACCTGCTCTACAGGTTGAAAATCATATGATTGCCGAGAAGGAACAAGAGAGGTATAGGAGGCAAATTCTCGTTGATGATATTGGGATTGAAGGGCAGGAGAAACTGCAGAGATCAAGTATTCTCATTTCTGGAGCAGGAGGGCTAGGTTCACCCATCTCTTACTACCTTGCCGCGGCAGGTGTGGGGAATTTACGAATCGTAGATCATGATGAAGTAAGTTTGAGCAACCTCAATCGTCAGATTCTCTATCTGGATAGGGATATTGGAAGAAAAAAGGCAAGTGCTGCACAAGAGAAGATGCAAGAATTAAACCCCTCTATCAATATAGAGGGTGTAGTTGGAACAATAACCGAGGATAATGTCATTAAACTTTTACATGATTGTGACATAATTCTGGATGCTTTGGATAATTTTCCAACAAGATATCTATTGAATCAAGCTGCCCTTAATATGAATATTCCTTATATATATGGTGGTATTTACGGGTTAGAAGGCGCTTTAACCACAATGATACCTGGAGAGACAGCCTGTCTACGATGCATCTTCCCTGTTGCCCCACCTTCCACGATAACCCCTGTATTGGGGACAACTTCAGGTATCATTGGCTGCCTACAGGCAATGGAGGCAATCAAGCTCATTGTGGGAATCGGGAAACTGCTCACTAACCGACTCATGGTCTTTGACGGTATAAACATGAAATTTCGAGAAGTGAAGCTTAATCGAAATACTCAATGTCAATCCTGTTCCACTATTTGA
- a CDS encoding PhzF family phenazine biosynthesis protein, producing the protein MKRDCILLDVFTDTPFAGNQLAVFPLADDLSFDQMQKLANEINYSETTFILNSPDAQADFDIRIFTPRSEMPFAGYPTLGTAYVLLNHLDVKLKNKSSIRLRTKVGIIPLVQSDGNIWMRQNDPEFWNIFEDKDIIAGLIGLKPGDISDALPIEEVSTGNTILLIPIKSLSSVREATGIVNKIIDFLQILIL; encoded by the coding sequence ATGAAAAGGGATTGTATTCTTTTAGATGTATTTACTGATACCCCATTTGCTGGGAATCAACTTGCGGTCTTTCCTTTGGCTGATGATCTAAGCTTTGATCAGATGCAGAAATTAGCAAACGAGATCAATTATTCTGAGACAACATTTATTTTAAATAGTCCTGATGCTCAGGCAGATTTTGATATCAGGATTTTTACTCCACGTTCAGAAATGCCGTTCGCAGGATATCCAACATTAGGAACCGCTTATGTTTTACTAAATCATCTTGATGTCAAACTGAAAAACAAAAGTTCAATAAGGCTAAGGACAAAAGTAGGGATAATACCATTGGTACAATCGGATGGAAATATTTGGATGCGACAAAATGATCCAGAGTTTTGGAATATATTCGAGGATAAAGACATAATTGCTGGGCTTATCGGATTAAAGCCTGGAGATATTTCAGATGCTCTGCCTATTGAAGAGGTGTCAACAGGCAATACAATACTATTAATACCTATTAAAAGTCTATCGTCAGTGCGGGAGGCCACAGGTATTGTAAATAAAATTATTGATTTTTTGCAAATACTAATTCTATAG
- a CDS encoding PhzF family phenazine biosynthesis protein: MAPYVFTFDTENSESRVHARFFAPHLGIIEDPATGSAAGPLTGYLLKYGVFGQKFEIQNEQGIEIGRPSKIMMRGSYYDGKYNIEIGGKCQLIGHSTFYI; this comes from the coding sequence ATAGCGCCATATGTTTTCACCTTTGATACTGAGAATTCAGAATCAAGGGTCCATGCAAGATTTTTTGCTCCGCATTTGGGAATAATTGAGGATCCCGCAACCGGATCTGCTGCTGGCCCGTTAACCGGTTACTTATTGAAGTATGGCGTGTTTGGCCAAAAATTTGAGATACAAAATGAACAGGGAATCGAAATTGGGAGACCATCCAAAATAATGATGAGAGGAAGTTATTACGATGGAAAATATAATATAGAAATTGGTGGTAAATGTCAATTGATCGGACACTCTACATTTTACATATAG
- a CDS encoding acetate--CoA ligase family protein: MQEIIKNAIEKGQKALSEYDSKRLVNMAGVPITREGLATSKDKALKIAKDIGYPLVLKGCSDVVTHKTEMGMVKLGVANDEEVIATFDEIMSKDTKLDGVLVQEMIKGVREFVIGLTRDPQFGPCVMFGLGGIFTEVLKDVSFRIAPITEFDAEEMIDEIKTKKLLDEFRGSPAVDRSVLVKALIGIGDLGMEYDEIAEIDINPLIIAGNKPVAVDALVILRSSSDEDS; the protein is encoded by the coding sequence ATGCAAGAAATAATTAAAAATGCTATTGAAAAAGGACAGAAGGCGCTTTCGGAATACGATTCCAAAAGGCTTGTAAATATGGCGGGTGTTCCAATTACACGAGAGGGTTTGGCTACCTCAAAGGATAAGGCGCTGAAAATAGCGAAGGATATAGGTTATCCTTTAGTATTAAAAGGGTGTTCTGATGTGGTTACTCACAAGACAGAGATGGGTATGGTGAAATTGGGGGTAGCTAATGATGAAGAGGTTATTGCTACATTTGATGAAATAATGAGTAAAGATACAAAGCTCGATGGGGTACTGGTTCAGGAAATGATTAAGGGTGTTAGAGAGTTTGTCATTGGTTTAACGAGAGATCCTCAGTTTGGACCATGTGTTATGTTCGGGCTTGGAGGTATTTTTACTGAGGTATTGAAGGATGTTAGCTTCAGGATTGCGCCCATTACGGAGTTCGATGCCGAGGAGATGATTGATGAGATCAAGACCAAGAAGCTTCTTGATGAATTCAGGGGTAGTCCTGCAGTAGATAGGTCTGTTTTAGTAAAGGCGCTTATCGGGATAGGAGATTTAGGAATGGAGTATGACGAGATTGCTGAAATAGACATAAATCCACTTATAATTGCTGGCAATAAACCAGTTGCAGTTGATGCATTAGTAATACTTAGGAGCAGCAGTGACGAAGATTCATAA
- a CDS encoding MoaD family protein, whose protein sequence is MIIARFSGELCKLTNGEEEVRLSANSVLECINNLEERFPGSKDKICDNQGEVLASISVFVNGDNINMLEGMQTPLKEGDEVDFMSAFAGG, encoded by the coding sequence ATGATCATAGCAAGGTTTTCAGGAGAGTTGTGTAAACTCACAAATGGTGAAGAAGAGGTGCGGCTTTCTGCAAATAGTGTTCTGGAATGTATCAATAATCTCGAAGAACGATTTCCGGGATCAAAAGATAAAATATGTGATAATCAAGGAGAAGTGCTGGCTTCGATTTCTGTTTTTGTAAATGGCGATAATATTAATATGCTTGAGGGTATGCAGACACCTTTAAAAGAAGGTGATGAAGTGGATTTCATGTCTGCTTTTGCAGGAGGATGA
- the ahcY gene encoding adenosylhomocysteinase, translated as MADYEVKDMSLAEQGIKNIEWAMMEMNALLKIKDRFVKEKPLKGITVGMALHVTKETAVLVDTLMSGGASVAITSCNPLSTQDDVAAALAKKGVNVYAYKGETNKDYYRFINKVINAKPNITIDDGCDLVTEIHTNHPEMISNIYGGCEETTTGIIRLNAMEKEGVLRYPMIAVNDNKTKHLLDNYYGTGQSSLDGILRASNILIAGKNLVVVGYGSCGKGVSLKARGLGANVIITEVDPFCALQAKLDGFSVMPMAKAAPLGDIFITVTGNKNVIRIEHIKKMKDGAILANSGHFDNEIDVKSLIKYASSNRSVRPLFDEYIVDGKKIYLAGEGRLVNLACAEGHPSAVMSTSFCGQALAVEYCVKNRDKLPVKVIKLPERIDTMIAKLQIEALGVKIDKLTKEQIEYLNSWQEGT; from the coding sequence ATGGCAGATTATGAAGTAAAGGATATGAGTCTGGCTGAACAGGGCATAAAGAACATTGAATGGGCTATGATGGAGATGAACGCATTGCTGAAGATTAAGGATCGATTTGTAAAGGAGAAGCCTTTAAAGGGTATTACAGTAGGAATGGCTCTACATGTTACCAAAGAGACTGCAGTGCTTGTTGATACTCTTATGTCTGGAGGGGCTTCAGTTGCAATAACTAGTTGCAATCCACTCTCTACTCAGGATGATGTTGCGGCTGCCTTAGCTAAGAAGGGAGTTAACGTTTATGCCTATAAGGGCGAAACGAATAAGGATTATTATAGATTTATTAACAAGGTAATCAATGCAAAACCCAACATAACAATAGATGATGGATGCGATCTTGTAACTGAGATACACACTAATCATCCTGAAATGATATCGAATATATATGGTGGATGCGAAGAAACAACTACAGGAATAATAAGATTAAATGCAATGGAGAAAGAGGGTGTGTTGAGGTATCCAATGATAGCTGTAAATGACAACAAGACAAAACACCTACTTGATAATTACTATGGGACAGGACAGAGTTCACTTGATGGAATCTTACGTGCATCAAATATACTTATTGCTGGGAAAAATCTGGTAGTCGTTGGCTATGGGTCCTGCGGGAAGGGTGTATCACTTAAAGCCAGGGGATTGGGAGCAAACGTTATTATTACTGAGGTTGATCCCTTTTGTGCATTACAAGCAAAACTCGATGGATTCTCAGTAATGCCTATGGCAAAAGCAGCGCCTTTAGGGGATATCTTTATCACTGTAACCGGCAATAAAAATGTAATCAGGATAGAACACATAAAAAAGATGAAGGATGGAGCTATCCTTGCAAATTCAGGTCATTTTGATAATGAGATAGATGTTAAAAGCCTAATAAAATATGCTTCATCAAACCGAAGCGTTCGACCTCTCTTTGATGAGTATATTGTTGATGGGAAAAAGATATATCTTGCTGGTGAAGGGAGGTTGGTTAATCTAGCATGTGCTGAAGGTCATCCATCAGCAGTAATGAGTACATCCTTCTGCGGCCAGGCGCTGGCAGTTGAGTATTGCGTAAAAAATAGAGATAAACTTCCTGTGAAGGTTATAAAACTACCTGAAAGGATAGACACTATGATTGCGAAACTCCAAATAGAAGCTTTAGGCGTTAAAATCGATAAACTGACTAAAGAACAGATCGAATATCTCAATTCCTGGCAGGAGGGCACATAA
- a CDS encoding cytidine/deoxycytidylate deaminase family protein: MKMIIRPSWDEYFIKIAEDVSSRATCIRRKVGAVIVKERRILTTGYNGAPIGISHCTEETCLRKRYNVPSGERHELCRGLHAEQNAIIQAALYGVSIEGATIYATHHPCSICTKMLINSGIKKIVINNHYNDSVAMEMIKEAGIEIVIYS; encoded by the coding sequence ATGAAAATGATCATTAGGCCATCTTGGGATGAATACTTTATTAAAATTGCTGAGGATGTCTCATCAAGAGCCACTTGTATCAGAAGGAAGGTGGGGGCTGTTATTGTAAAGGAGAGGAGAATACTAACTACAGGATACAACGGGGCACCAATAGGAATATCTCACTGTACAGAAGAAACCTGCTTGCGTAAGAGATATAATGTCCCATCAGGAGAGAGGCACGAGTTATGCAGAGGTCTACACGCAGAGCAGAATGCAATTATCCAGGCAGCCCTTTACGGTGTCTCTATTGAAGGTGCTACAATATATGCTACACATCATCCCTGCTCAATTTGTACAAAAATGCTTATAAATAGTGGAATAAAAAAAATTGTTATAAATAATCATTACAATGATTCTGTTGCCATGGAGATGATCAAAGAGGCTGGGATTGAAATTGTTATATATTCTTAA